In Desulfomicrobium macestii, the following proteins share a genomic window:
- the aroL gene encoding shikimate kinase AroL translates to MTNFIKKKVEIEDDAATMTFRPGQFKREPFSLQKKNIFLLGMRASGKTTLGKALAETLKCPCVDTDALVVAEAGQSIDAIVAERGWDAFRALEEAALIKAAALPGKVVSTGGGIILSKANRDLMYSSGVSFYLAADAGLLIARMLRDPNVAQRPALTPLALHDEVAAVMSEREALYMAGMDHMLQAHRSVEELVDDVLVALGLKEWDYSEKERVLDRY, encoded by the coding sequence ATGACGAATTTCATCAAGAAAAAAGTGGAAATCGAGGACGACGCGGCCACCATGACCTTCCGTCCGGGACAGTTCAAGCGTGAACCCTTTTCACTGCAAAAGAAAAATATTTTCCTGCTGGGCATGCGCGCCAGCGGCAAGACCACACTGGGCAAGGCGCTGGCCGAGACCCTCAAGTGCCCTTGCGTCGACACCGACGCCCTGGTCGTGGCCGAGGCCGGGCAGAGCATCGATGCCATCGTGGCCGAGCGGGGCTGGGATGCCTTTCGCGCCCTGGAGGAGGCGGCCCTGATCAAGGCGGCGGCGCTTCCGGGCAAGGTCGTCTCCACGGGCGGCGGCATTATCCTCTCAAAGGCCAACCGGGACCTCATGTACAGCTCCGGAGTCAGCTTCTATCTGGCGGCCGACGCGGGGCTGCTCATCGCCAGGATGCTGCGCGATCCCAACGTCGCCCAGCGCCCGGCCCTGACTCCGCTGGCCCTGCACGACGAGGTCGCGGCGGTCATGAGCGAACGCGAAGCCCTCTACATGGCCGGCATGGACCACATGCTCCAGGCCCACAGGAGCGTCGAGGAGCTGGTCGACGACGTGCTCGTGGCCCTGGGTCTCAAGGAGTGGGACTATTCCGAGAAAGAGCGAGTTCTGGATCGGTACTAG
- a CDS encoding 4Fe-4S binding protein codes for MTSMTFLTRILIVLCSLTTAAHFLRFGTLWEAAPALFPAAAAFFPRLLPRPLLILAALGGALLWANQGVELASWRMNFGLPWMRLALILGAVCLAHLGLAALMAGRAGKELFGPMGGTDAVKTVTALLVGGTLVLAQNKAPMTLLLGDRFFPGSGIFWICLFAFHGTLVAGWLLSDRKGRTRGRIWTLFSAVFFAQLLLGLAGWSIFLMTGKLHLPVPALILAGPLFRGEGFFMPILLGVSLLLVGPAWCSHLCYIGAWDDRMARLGPARPAPLPSWAPRLRAGLLAATIIMPLALRALDISWPWALGLAAVFGLAGVMVMALASRGSGTMVHCTAYCPIGLVNNLVGRMLPWRVSIGSGCTQCGACARACRYNALTAIDLAKGRPGLTCSLCGDCLPRCPHGHLGYSFPGLTRAGARQVFVTLVASLHVVFLAVARI; via the coding sequence ATGACCTCCATGACTTTCCTGACACGAATCCTCATCGTGCTCTGCAGCCTGACCACGGCGGCGCATTTCCTGCGCTTCGGCACCCTCTGGGAGGCGGCTCCGGCTCTTTTCCCGGCCGCGGCAGCCTTTTTTCCGCGCCTTTTGCCCAGACCGCTGCTCATTCTGGCCGCCCTCGGCGGCGCGCTGCTGTGGGCGAATCAGGGCGTGGAACTGGCTTCGTGGCGGATGAATTTCGGCCTGCCGTGGATGCGCCTCGCCCTGATCCTGGGCGCGGTCTGCCTGGCACATCTGGGCCTCGCGGCGCTCATGGCCGGCCGCGCCGGGAAGGAACTCTTCGGACCCATGGGCGGCACCGATGCGGTCAAGACCGTGACGGCCCTCTTGGTGGGCGGCACCCTCGTTCTGGCCCAGAACAAGGCGCCCATGACCCTGCTCCTTGGCGACCGCTTTTTTCCCGGTTCCGGGATTTTCTGGATCTGCCTTTTCGCCTTCCACGGGACCCTGGTCGCCGGCTGGCTGCTGAGCGACCGCAAAGGCCGGACGCGCGGCAGGATCTGGACCCTGTTTTCAGCCGTGTTCTTCGCGCAGCTCCTGCTCGGCCTGGCCGGTTGGAGCATTTTTCTGATGACCGGAAAACTGCACCTGCCCGTCCCGGCCCTGATCCTGGCCGGGCCGCTGTTCCGGGGCGAAGGGTTTTTCATGCCGATCCTGCTCGGCGTGTCCCTCCTGCTGGTGGGACCGGCCTGGTGCAGCCACCTGTGCTATATCGGCGCCTGGGATGACCGCATGGCCCGTCTGGGCCCGGCAAGGCCCGCGCCCCTGCCCTCCTGGGCGCCGCGCCTGCGGGCCGGGTTGCTGGCCGCCACGATCATCATGCCACTGGCCCTGCGCGCCCTGGACATTTCCTGGCCATGGGCGCTGGGCCTGGCCGCCGTCTTCGGTCTGGCCGGGGTCATGGTCATGGCCCTGGCGTCACGCGGAAGCGGAACCATGGTCCATTGCACGGCCTATTGCCCCATCGGGCTGGTCAACAACCTTGTCGGACGCATGCTGCCCTGGCGCGTAAGCATCGGCAGCGGATGCACCCAGTGCGGTGCGTGCGCTAGGGCCTGCCGCTACAACGCCCTGACGGCCATCGATCTGGCAAAAGGGCGTCCCGGCCTGACCTGCTCCCTGTGCGGCGACTGCCTGCCCCGCTGTCCCCACGGACATCTCGGATACAGTTTCCCGGGCCTGACACGGGCGGGCGCACGCCAGGTCTTCGTGACCCTGGTCGCCAGCCTGCATGTGGTGTTTCTGGCGGTGGCCCGGATTTAG
- a CDS encoding 4Fe-4S dicluster domain-containing protein: protein MKDLHKLPAHTLKVCRGAAQCPHAVLGTDLTAELEGVLIRSGWPEFLAGMTRPIRHHHQFRIAVASCPNGCSQPHIADFGLVAFARIGLEPERCSGCGHCVAICAEKALHLEDGIQLDRSRCLGCAACARVCPEKALRVDETGYRVLIGGKLGRHPRLAHELGFYSLPESLDVLRKVLSVFMDHHRSGLRLGDLVEKLGREEFDKLVRP from the coding sequence ATGAAAGACCTGCACAAGCTCCCCGCTCATACGCTCAAAGTCTGCCGTGGCGCGGCCCAGTGCCCGCATGCGGTACTGGGTACCGACCTGACCGCCGAACTCGAAGGCGTGCTCATCCGTTCCGGCTGGCCTGAATTTCTGGCCGGCATGACCCGCCCCATCCGCCATCACCATCAGTTCAGAATTGCCGTGGCCTCCTGCCCCAACGGATGCTCCCAGCCGCATATCGCGGATTTCGGACTCGTCGCCTTTGCCCGCATCGGCCTTGAGCCCGAGCGGTGCTCGGGTTGCGGGCATTGTGTCGCGATCTGTGCGGAGAAGGCCCTGCATCTGGAGGATGGCATTCAGCTGGACCGTTCGCGCTGCCTGGGGTGCGCTGCCTGTGCGCGAGTCTGCCCCGAAAAAGCCCTGCGGGTGGATGAAACCGGATATCGCGTGCTCATCGGCGGCAAGCTCGGACGCCATCCGCGCCTGGCTCATGAGCTGGGTTTTTACAGCCTGCCCGAATCCCTTGATGTCCTGCGCAAGGTCTTGAGCGTGTTCATGGACCACCACCGATCCGGTCTGCGCCTGGGGGATCTTGTCGAGAAACTGGGACGGGAGGAATTCGACAAACTGGTGCGGCCATGA
- a CDS encoding pancreas/duodenum homeobox protein 1, producing MTNADQIFTPASLDEIFPPSITDAFFEALFGDAEDGAYDIRLRFEGHGPEELRFAFHLQQRPGMCLACNLTYGLPQVFTRHPLLGVGKLAQNLADRINASMSSWALGATREISRSLHVIPFTIKVA from the coding sequence ATGACCAACGCCGACCAGATTTTCACCCCGGCCAGCCTGGACGAGATATTTCCGCCCTCGATCACCGACGCATTTTTCGAGGCGCTGTTCGGCGATGCCGAGGACGGGGCCTATGACATCAGGCTCAGATTCGAGGGACACGGCCCGGAAGAGCTGCGCTTTGCCTTTCATCTCCAGCAACGTCCGGGCATGTGCCTGGCCTGCAACCTGACTTACGGGCTGCCGCAAGTTTTCACCCGGCATCCGCTGCTTGGCGTGGGCAAGCTGGCTCAGAACCTGGCTGACCGCATCAACGCGAGCATGTCCTCCTGGGCGCTGGGCGCGACGCGCGAAATCTCCAGAAGCCTGCATGTCATCCCCTTTACCATCAAGGTCGCGTGA
- a CDS encoding SlyX family protein: MEDIEIKYIYLQKTVDDLNAVVIEQQKEIRELRATLMLLGKKLQDLSSMEPFDPDEKPPHY, encoded by the coding sequence ATGGAAGATATTGAAATAAAGTATATATATTTGCAAAAAACGGTTGATGATCTGAATGCGGTTGTCATAGAGCAACAAAAGGAAATTCGGGAACTGAGGGCCACGCTCATGCTTTTGGGCAAAAAGCTCCAGGACCTCTCGTCCATGGAGCCCTTCGATCCCGATGAAAAACCACCTCACTACTGA